The Deinococcota bacterium genome contains a region encoding:
- a CDS encoding S8 family serine peptidase translates to MQRAKWLILLVLSAFILAACSQTAPFGDGDIDALNKGKGKGPKHIIEEPVVETVPDCVALYASDGAQATMTNAVVDPTLDYGSVGTLILSFNFEDALAPAADFVSNTLGIKRGDGLGVFENLPMLAISTLITPELVTTLKSNLQDYGLLSIYQDRPLEYFLSESSDFIGAPQAREAFGVTGKGVGVAVLDSGVDQLQGDFDNVTRNVKIIASIVNIGVGGYFTVDTVNSDTTSGHGTHVAGTVGGTGAMSDGRYVGMAPEANLVGIGAGDAIFILYALQGFDFAMNPDVREANNVRIITNSWGSSGRFAPFHPISIATKRAYDLGMIVNFAAGNAGPEQDTLNPYSASPCALSTAAGDKDGKLVDFSSRGIPGDAFHHPDITAPGRFIIAARATTGAVTPPWSGDLEYGAFYSRISGTSMATPHVSGVIALMLEANPALDLDSTLEILSSTARPMFVNGRQYEDWEVGAGYIDAYAAVKAAAETAGSRVVVDTEALDSWEGVVGPAVSLI, encoded by the coding sequence ATGCAACGAGCTAAATGGCTAATCCTGTTGGTGCTGTCGGCGTTTATCCTAGCGGCCTGTTCGCAGACCGCGCCCTTCGGCGACGGAGACATCGACGCGCTCAATAAAGGTAAAGGCAAGGGTCCAAAGCACATCATCGAGGAGCCGGTGGTCGAGACCGTGCCCGACTGCGTGGCGCTCTACGCCAGCGACGGCGCGCAGGCGACGATGACCAACGCCGTCGTCGATCCCACACTCGACTACGGCAGCGTCGGCACCCTGATCCTGTCGTTCAACTTCGAGGACGCCCTGGCTCCCGCCGCCGACTTCGTCTCGAACACCCTGGGCATCAAGCGCGGCGACGGCCTCGGCGTTTTCGAGAACCTGCCGATGCTGGCAATCTCTACGCTGATCACCCCCGAACTCGTCACCACGCTGAAGAGCAACCTGCAGGACTACGGCCTGCTGTCGATCTACCAGGACCGCCCCCTCGAGTACTTCCTGAGCGAGTCGAGCGACTTTATCGGCGCTCCGCAGGCGAGGGAGGCCTTTGGTGTGACCGGCAAGGGCGTCGGCGTGGCCGTGCTCGACTCGGGCGTCGATCAGCTCCAGGGCGACTTCGACAACGTGACGCGCAACGTCAAGATCATCGCCTCGATCGTCAACATCGGCGTGGGCGGCTACTTCACCGTCGACACCGTCAACTCCGATACCACCTCGGGCCACGGCACCCACGTCGCCGGCACCGTGGGCGGTACCGGCGCGATGTCGGACGGCCGCTACGTCGGCATGGCGCCGGAGGCCAACCTGGTCGGCATCGGCGCGGGCGACGCGATCTTCATCCTCTACGCCCTGCAGGGCTTCGACTTCGCCATGAACCCCGACGTGCGCGAGGCCAACAACGTCCGCATCATCACCAACTCCTGGGGCTCGTCGGGCCGCTTCGCGCCCTTCCACCCCATCTCCATCGCCACCAAGCGCGCCTACGACTTGGGCATGATCGTCAACTTCGCCGCCGGCAACGCCGGTCCCGAGCAGGACACCTTGAACCCCTACAGCGCCAGCCCCTGCGCCCTGTCGACCGCCGCCGGCGACAAGGACGGCAAGCTGGTGGACTTCTCCTCGCGCGGCATCCCCGGCGACGCCTTCCACCACCCCGACATCACCGCCCCCGGCCGCTTCATCATCGCGGCGCGCGCCACCACCGGCGCGGTGACGCCGCCCTGGAGCGGCGATCTCGAGTACGGCGCCTTCTACAGCCGCATCTCGGGCACTTCGATGGCCACCCCGCACGTTTCGGGCGTTATAGCCCTCATGCTCGAGGCCAACCCGGCGCTTGACTTAGATAGCACGCTCGAGATTCTCTCCAGCACCGCTCGTCCGATGTTCGTCAATGGTCGCCAGTACGAGGACTGGGAGGTGGGTGCGGGCTA
- a CDS encoding ferritin-like domain-containing protein — MDFKKTLSARVDRRKLLRNLGVVGAGAVLTACGPRGITPPPDNGNGNGAANLDAAILNFALNLEYLEAAFYLAVVGRLSELPGGDADIVLPAGYDPSPGSSLYPAVGPIDNPIAEYAQELADDELNHVVFLRNALQGAGAPVAERPVINLADSFEAAASVAFAGVTDPSALGLPADFTPADFNPFANDPFFLHGAFIFEDVGVSAYHGAAEFITDPAFLRAAAGILAVEAYHSGSIRTQLYAADMRRADFFGGLDTWSIVNAISNARDSLNPGVDNDQGVVGNPNFPESLAHEGPDGLGANIVPGDQNSITIPRTPRQVANIVYLGVDTASGGFFPDGISIPAGLEDDFATLLGL, encoded by the coding sequence ATGGACTTCAAGAAGACACTCAGCGCACGGGTGGACCGCCGCAAGCTACTCAGAAATCTGGGCGTCGTGGGCGCCGGTGCCGTGCTGACGGCATGTGGCCCTCGCGGCATCACCCCGCCGCCGGACAACGGCAACGGCAACGGTGCGGCCAACCTGGACGCCGCGATTCTCAACTTCGCCCTCAACCTCGAGTACCTAGAGGCCGCCTTCTATCTGGCCGTTGTCGGTCGCCTGAGCGAACTTCCCGGTGGCGACGCGGACATTGTCCTGCCCGCCGGTTATGACCCCAGCCCCGGCTCGAGCCTCTACCCCGCGGTAGGCCCCATCGACAACCCGATCGCGGAATACGCCCAGGAGCTCGCGGACGACGAACTCAACCACGTCGTCTTTCTGCGCAACGCCCTGCAAGGGGCGGGCGCGCCCGTCGCGGAGCGCCCGGTCATCAACCTGGCCGACTCCTTTGAAGCGGCCGCGAGCGTCGCCTTTGCGGGCGTCACCGACCCCAGCGCCCTCGGCCTCCCCGCCGACTTCACGCCCGCCGACTTCAACCCCTTCGCCAACGACCCCTTCTTCCTGCACGGCGCCTTCATCTTCGAAGACGTCGGCGTGAGCGCCTACCACGGCGCCGCGGAGTTCATCACCGACCCGGCCTTCTTGAGGGCGGCAGCGGGCATCCTGGCGGTCGAGGCCTACCACTCGGGCTCCATCCGCACTCAGCTCTACGCCGCGGACATGCGCAGGGCCGACTTCTTCGGCGGCCTTGACACCTGGTCCATCGTAAACGCCATCTCGAACGCGCGCGACTCGCTCAACCCCGGGGTGGACAACGACCAGGGCGTCGTCGGCAACCCCAACTTCCCCGAGTCGCTGGCACACGAGGGGCCCGACGGCCTGGGCGCCAACATCGTGCCGGGCGATCAGAACAGCATCACCATTCCGCGCACCCCGCGCCAAGTCGCCAATATCGTCTACCTGGGCGTCGACACCGCCTCGGGCGGCTTCTTCCCCGACGGCATCAGCATTCCAGCGGGTCTCGAGGACGACTTCGCCACCCTGCTCGGACTGTAG